The proteins below are encoded in one region of Pseudomonas entomophila L48:
- a CDS encoding amino acid ABC transporter permease, with amino-acid sequence MIKHKKAQWPWHGLTALVLVGLAFSLYLATSMISYEWRWNRVPQYFAYKAEETQRAANPGTIEEIVVSGDNARVTLKDEGGDTQVIEVASDSLLLARGDDVAEGDAIGVTRHWAAGPLAWGLWTTLWISVISGALGLVIGLFAGLCRLSNNPTLRDLSTVYVELVRGTPLLVQIFIFYFFIGTVLNLSREFAGVAALALFTGAYVAEIVRAGVQSIAKGQNEAARSLGLNGSQSMRHVILPQAFKRVLPPLAGQFISLVKDTSLVSVIAITELTKSGREAITTSFSTFEIWFCVAGLYLLINLPLSHIASRLERRLAQSD; translated from the coding sequence GTGATCAAACACAAGAAAGCCCAGTGGCCCTGGCATGGGTTGACCGCGCTGGTCCTGGTGGGCCTGGCGTTCAGCCTGTACCTGGCCACCTCGATGATTTCCTACGAGTGGCGCTGGAACCGCGTTCCGCAATACTTCGCCTACAAGGCCGAGGAAACCCAGCGTGCCGCCAACCCAGGCACGATCGAGGAAATCGTGGTGTCCGGCGACAACGCCCGGGTCACCCTGAAAGATGAAGGCGGTGACACCCAGGTCATCGAAGTGGCCAGCGACAGCCTGCTGCTGGCCCGTGGCGATGATGTCGCCGAAGGCGACGCCATCGGCGTGACTCGCCATTGGGCTGCTGGCCCCTTGGCCTGGGGCCTGTGGACCACGCTGTGGATCTCGGTGATCTCCGGCGCCCTGGGCCTGGTGATCGGCCTGTTCGCTGGCCTGTGCCGGCTGTCGAACAACCCGACCCTGCGCGACCTGTCCACGGTCTATGTCGAACTGGTACGTGGCACGCCGCTGTTGGTGCAGATCTTCATCTTCTACTTCTTCATCGGCACCGTGCTCAACCTGTCCCGTGAATTCGCCGGGGTCGCGGCCCTGGCACTGTTCACCGGCGCCTACGTGGCCGAGATCGTCCGCGCCGGCGTGCAGTCGATCGCCAAGGGCCAGAACGAAGCGGCGCGCTCGCTGGGCCTGAACGGCAGCCAGTCGATGCGCCATGTGATCCTGCCCCAGGCCTTCAAGCGCGTGCTGCCACCGCTGGCCGGGCAGTTCATCAGCCTGGTGAAGGACACCTCGCTGGTGTCGGTGATCGCCATCACCGAGCTGACCAAGAGCGGCCGCGAGGCCATCACCACGTCGTTCTCGACCTTCGAGATCTGGTTCTGCGTGGCCGGCCTGTACCTGCTGATCAACCTGCCGCTGTCGCACATCGCCAGCCGGCTCGAGCGGAGGCTTGCGCAAAGTGATTGA
- a CDS encoding amino acid ABC transporter ATP-binding protein produces the protein MIEVRDLLKVFDTRGMVVRAVDNVTTRVAKGEVVVVLGPSGSGKSTFLRCLNGLEHFDDGHVAIDGLQLDDPKTDINAYRREVGMVFQHFNLFPHMTVLENLCLAQKVVRKRGKAEREAKARALLEKVGIAQKANEYPSRLSGGQQQRVAIARALAMDPKVMLFDEPTSALDPEMVGEVLDVMKTLAQEGMTMVCVTHEMGFAREVADRVLFFDHGKLLEDSAPREFFAAPKDPRAQAFLRQVL, from the coding sequence GTGATTGAAGTTCGTGACCTGCTGAAAGTCTTCGACACCCGCGGCATGGTGGTGCGCGCGGTAGACAACGTCACCACCCGCGTCGCCAAGGGCGAGGTGGTGGTGGTGCTCGGGCCTTCGGGCTCGGGCAAGTCGACCTTCCTGCGCTGCCTGAACGGCCTGGAGCATTTCGACGACGGCCATGTGGCCATCGACGGCCTGCAATTGGACGACCCGAAGACCGATATCAACGCCTATCGCCGTGAAGTCGGCATGGTATTCCAGCACTTCAACCTGTTCCCGCACATGACCGTGCTGGAGAACCTGTGCCTGGCGCAGAAGGTGGTGCGCAAGCGCGGCAAGGCCGAGCGCGAGGCCAAGGCACGGGCGCTGCTGGAGAAGGTCGGCATCGCCCAGAAGGCCAACGAGTACCCGTCGCGGCTCTCGGGTGGCCAGCAGCAGCGGGTGGCCATCGCCCGCGCCCTGGCGATGGACCCGAAGGTGATGCTGTTCGACGAGCCGACCTCGGCGCTTGACCCGGAAATGGTCGGCGAGGTGCTTGACGTGATGAAGACCCTGGCCCAGGAAGGCATGACCATGGTCTGTGTCACCCACGAAATGGGCTTTGCCCGAGAAGTGGCCGACCGGGTGCTGTTCTTCGACCATGGCAAGCTGCTGGAAGACTCGGCGCCGCGGGAGTTCTTCGCCGCGCCGAAGGATCCGCGGGCGCAGGCGTTCCTGCGTCAGGTGCTGTAG
- the dtd gene encoding D-aminoacyl-tRNA deacylase yields the protein MKGLIQRVRGARVEVAGEIVGAIDNGLLALVAVEPEDTPEHADKLLHKLLNYRVFSDEQGKMNRSLKDIGGGLLLVSQFTLAADTRNGMRPSFSTAAPPALGAELFDYLLQRAQGQHPDVASGRFGADMQVHLVNDGPVTFMLQI from the coding sequence ATGAAGGGGTTGATCCAGCGCGTACGCGGCGCGCGGGTGGAAGTGGCGGGGGAGATCGTCGGCGCCATCGACAACGGGTTGCTGGCGCTGGTGGCGGTCGAGCCTGAAGATACGCCCGAGCATGCCGACAAACTGTTGCACAAGCTGCTGAACTACCGGGTGTTCAGCGACGAGCAGGGCAAGATGAACCGCTCGCTCAAGGACATCGGCGGTGGCCTGCTGCTGGTGTCGCAGTTCACCCTGGCCGCCGACACCCGCAATGGCATGCGCCCGAGCTTCTCGACGGCAGCACCGCCGGCCCTCGGCGCCGAGCTGTTCGACTATCTGCTGCAGCGAGCGCAGGGCCAGCACCCGGATGTGGCCAGCGGTCGCTTCGGTGCAGACATGCAGGTGCATCTGGTCAATGATGGCCCGGTAACATTTATGTTACAAATATGA
- the mdoH gene encoding glucans biosynthesis glucosyltransferase MdoH, translated as MSNSSARPESLSEYLAHLPLSDEQRAELARCTSFSELHQHLAAQPAASTTEAAQASVGPRLTVGSAAELEEAEMLGVDASGRLCLKIAPPIKRTKVVPEPWRTNVLIRMWRRMTGRTNAPQPPKRELPPARWRTVGSIRRYILLTLMIGQTLVAGWYMKGILPYQGWSFVDFDEIVHQPLWDTVVQVWPYALQTSILVLFGILFCWVSAGFWTALMGFLELLTGRDKYKISGSSAGNEPIAPEARTALVMPICNEDVPRVFAGLRATFESVAASGNLDRFDFFVLSDTNDTDIAVAEQQAWLDVCREAKGFGRIFYRRRRRRVKRKSGNLDDFCRRWGGEYKYMVVLDADSVMSGECLSSLVRLMEANPDAGIIQTGPKASGMDTLYARLQQFATRVYGPLFTAGLHFWQLGESHYWGHNAIIRMKPFIEHCALAPLPGKGAFAGAILSHDFVEAALMRRAGWGVWIAYDLPGSYEELPPNLLDELKRDRRWCHGNLMNFRLFLVKGMHPVHRAVFLTGVMSYLSAPLWFLFLVLSTALLATNTLMEPQYFIEPFQLYPLWPQWHPEKAIALFSTTIVLLFLPKLLSVILIWAKGATEFGGRVKVTLSMLLEMLFSMLLAPVRMIFHTRFVLAAFLGWAATWNSPQRDDDSTPWSEAVRRHGPQTLLGIAWASLVAWLNPSFLWWLAPIVGSLVLSIPVSVISSRVRLGLAARDEKLFLIPEEYATPPELLATDQYTHENRWHALHDGFVRAVVDPRQNALACAMATARHGQAAPIEALRAERVAKALEVGPKGLDGNTRLALLSDPVALSRLHEQVWAEHNTAWIDVWRASIDNDPHSPLLPLHPENVAQPALA; from the coding sequence ATGAGTAACTCAAGCGCAAGGCCGGAATCGCTGAGCGAGTACCTGGCCCACCTCCCCCTGAGCGACGAGCAGCGTGCGGAACTCGCCCGCTGCACCTCGTTCAGCGAGCTGCACCAACACCTGGCGGCCCAACCGGCCGCCAGCACCACCGAGGCCGCCCAGGCCTCGGTGGGCCCCCGTCTCACCGTCGGCAGCGCCGCCGAGCTGGAAGAAGCCGAGATGCTCGGTGTCGATGCCAGCGGGCGGCTGTGCCTGAAGATCGCCCCGCCGATCAAGCGCACCAAGGTCGTCCCCGAACCGTGGCGCACCAACGTGCTGATCCGCATGTGGCGGCGCATGACCGGCCGCACCAACGCCCCGCAGCCGCCCAAGCGCGAGCTGCCGCCGGCGCGCTGGCGCACGGTCGGTTCGATCCGCCGCTACATCCTGCTCACCCTGATGATCGGCCAGACCCTCGTCGCCGGCTGGTACATGAAGGGCATCCTGCCGTACCAGGGCTGGTCGTTCGTCGACTTCGACGAAATCGTCCACCAGCCGCTCTGGGACACGGTGGTGCAGGTCTGGCCCTATGCCTTGCAGACCTCCATCCTGGTGCTCTTCGGCATCCTCTTCTGCTGGGTGTCGGCGGGCTTCTGGACCGCGTTGATGGGCTTCCTCGAGCTGCTCACCGGGCGTGACAAGTACAAGATTTCCGGCAGCAGCGCCGGCAACGAGCCGATCGCCCCCGAAGCGCGCACCGCGCTGGTGATGCCGATCTGCAACGAAGACGTGCCGCGCGTGTTCGCCGGCCTGCGCGCGACGTTCGAGTCGGTGGCCGCCAGCGGCAACCTCGACCGTTTCGACTTCTTCGTGCTCAGCGACACCAACGACACCGACATCGCCGTTGCCGAACAGCAGGCATGGCTGGACGTGTGCCGCGAGGCGAAAGGCTTCGGCCGCATCTTCTACCGCCGCCGCCGCCGCCGCGTGAAGCGCAAGAGCGGCAACCTCGACGACTTCTGCCGTCGCTGGGGTGGCGAGTACAAGTACATGGTCGTGCTCGACGCCGACAGCGTCATGAGCGGCGAGTGCCTGAGCAGCCTGGTGCGCCTGATGGAGGCCAACCCGGACGCCGGCATCATCCAGACCGGGCCGAAGGCCTCGGGCATGGACACCCTGTATGCGCGCCTGCAGCAGTTCGCCACCCGCGTGTACGGCCCGCTGTTCACCGCCGGCCTGCACTTCTGGCAGCTGGGCGAGTCGCACTACTGGGGCCACAACGCGATCATCCGCATGAAGCCGTTCATCGAGCACTGCGCCCTGGCGCCGTTGCCGGGCAAGGGCGCCTTTGCCGGTGCGATCCTCTCCCACGACTTCGTCGAAGCCGCGCTGATGCGCCGTGCCGGCTGGGGCGTGTGGATCGCCTACGACCTGCCGGGCAGCTATGAAGAGCTGCCACCCAACCTGCTCGACGAACTCAAGCGTGACCGTCGCTGGTGCCACGGCAACCTGATGAACTTCCGCCTGTTCCTGGTCAAGGGCATGCACCCGGTACACCGCGCCGTGTTCCTCACCGGGGTGATGTCGTACCTGTCGGCGCCGCTGTGGTTCCTGTTCCTGGTGCTGTCGACGGCGCTGCTGGCGACCAACACGCTGATGGAGCCGCAGTACTTCATCGAGCCGTTCCAGCTCTACCCGCTGTGGCCGCAGTGGCACCCGGAGAAGGCCATCGCGCTGTTCTCCACCACCATCGTGCTGCTGTTCCTGCCCAAGTTGCTCAGCGTCATCCTGATCTGGGCCAAGGGCGCCACCGAGTTTGGCGGGCGCGTCAAGGTCACCCTGTCGATGTTGCTGGAGATGCTGTTCTCCATGCTGCTGGCGCCGGTGCGGATGATCTTCCACACCCGCTTCGTGCTGGCCGCGTTCCTCGGCTGGGCGGCGACCTGGAACTCGCCGCAGCGTGACGACGACTCCACCCCGTGGAGCGAAGCGGTGCGCCGCCATGGTCCGCAGACATTGCTGGGCATTGCCTGGGCGAGCCTGGTGGCCTGGCTGAACCCGAGTTTCCTGTGGTGGCTGGCACCGATCGTCGGTTCGCTGGTGCTGTCGATCCCCGTTTCGGTGATTTCCAGCCGCGTGCGCCTGGGCCTGGCGGCCAGGGACGAGAAGCTGTTCCTGATTCCCGAGGAGTACGCCACGCCGCCCGAGCTGCTGGCCACCGACCAGTACACCCACGAGAACCGCTGGCATGCGCTGCATGACGGCTTCGTGCGTGCCGTGGTCGACCCGCGCCAGAACGCCCTGGCCTGTGCCATGGCCACTGCGCGTCATGGCCAGGCGGCACCGATCGAAGCGCTGCGCGCGGAGCGCGTTGCCAAGGCACTGGAAGTCGGCCCGAAAGGCCTGGACGGCAACACCCGTCTGGCCCTGCTGAGCGACCCGGTGGCGCTGTCGCGCCTGCACGAGCAGGTCTGGGCCGAGCACAACACAGCCTGGATCGATGTGTGGCGTGCGTCCATCGACAACGATCCGCACTCGCCGTTGTTGCCGCTGCATCCGGAGAACGTGGCTCAGCCAGCCCTGGCTTGA
- a CDS encoding methyl-accepting chemotaxis protein translates to MNQMSATVQEVAQNAEQASRAATAADEQAQRGDQVVAQAVGRIEQLAGQMEHCQAAMGHLAGESQRIGSILDVIKSVSAQTNLLALNAAIEAARAGEAGRGFAVVADEVRGLAQRTQQSTEEIEQLIDNLHSGTDQVMGLLDDSRQLTEQSVELSRQAGDALGQITETVSTIQGMNQQIATASEQQSVVAEQINRSVMNVRDVSDQTHEASEQTAASSGELEQLGRALRGMVGRFSL, encoded by the coding sequence ATGAACCAGATGAGCGCCACGGTCCAGGAAGTGGCGCAGAACGCCGAGCAGGCCTCGCGGGCGGCGACTGCGGCCGATGAGCAGGCGCAACGCGGCGACCAGGTGGTGGCCCAGGCAGTCGGGCGCATCGAGCAACTGGCCGGGCAGATGGAACACTGCCAGGCCGCCATGGGCCACCTGGCGGGTGAAAGCCAGCGGATCGGCTCGATCCTCGATGTGATCAAATCGGTGTCCGCGCAGACCAACCTGCTGGCGCTCAATGCCGCCATCGAGGCGGCGCGGGCCGGCGAGGCCGGACGCGGCTTCGCCGTGGTCGCCGACGAGGTGCGCGGCCTGGCCCAGCGCACCCAGCAGTCCACCGAGGAGATCGAGCAATTGATCGACAACCTGCACAGCGGCACCGACCAGGTAATGGGGCTGCTGGACGACAGCAGGCAGCTCACCGAGCAGAGCGTCGAACTCAGCCGCCAGGCGGGCGATGCACTGGGGCAGATCACCGAAACCGTATCGACCATCCAGGGCATGAACCAGCAGATCGCCACCGCCAGCGAACAGCAGAGCGTGGTTGCCGAGCAGATCAATCGCAGCGTGATGAATGTGCGGGATGTGTCCGATCAGACCCATGAAGCCAGTGAGCAGACGGCGGCTTCAAGCGGGGAGTTGGAACAGCTGGGGCGGGCGTTGCGGGGGATGGTGGGGCGGTTCAGCCTTTGA
- a CDS encoding glucan biosynthesis protein G: MIVSPCIAPRIPGTRLRKAMLAGVALVGLLSAGQLWAFNLDDVAAKAKDLAGQKYEAPKSNLPPVFRDMKYADYQKIRFLQEKAEWAKDKTPFKLSFYHQGMHFDTPVTINEITANKVEEIKYDPSRFEFGDVPHDADATKNLGYAGFRVLYPINKADKQDEIMTLLGASYFRVVGKGHRYGLSARGLAIDTALPSGEEFPRFREFWIEKPKPKDKHLVIYALLDSPRSTGAYKLTLRPGEDTLVDVKSRVYLRDNVSRLGIAPLTSMYLFGPNQPSKVMNYRPALHDSEGLSIHAGNGEWLWRPLNNPKHLAVSNFSVENPRGFGLLQRQRDFSDYEDLDDEYEKRPSTWIEPKGDWGKGTVDLVEIPTADETNDNIVAFWSPEKLPEVGKPFEYDYRLRWTIKEDQLHSPELGWVKQTLRSTGDVKQSNLIRQADGTVAFLVDFIGPNLATLPADTAVRSQVSVGDNAEVVENNLRYNPETKGWRLTLRLKVQDPKKATEMRAALLRDVPVEAPKPAKDSKQDKAAAKHAHAKAEKAKAEQPAEQPAADAASTNGTPATTEKVLTETWSYQLPADE, encoded by the coding sequence GTGATTGTAAGCCCCTGTATTGCACCTAGAATCCCCGGTACCCGGCTGCGCAAGGCCATGCTGGCCGGCGTGGCGCTGGTCGGCCTGTTGAGCGCGGGCCAGCTGTGGGCATTCAATCTTGACGATGTTGCAGCCAAGGCAAAGGATCTGGCCGGCCAGAAGTACGAGGCACCGAAGAGCAACCTGCCTCCGGTGTTCCGCGACATGAAGTACGCCGACTACCAGAAGATCCGCTTCCTGCAGGAAAAGGCCGAGTGGGCCAAGGACAAGACGCCGTTCAAGCTCTCGTTCTACCACCAGGGCATGCACTTCGATACGCCGGTGACCATCAACGAGATCACCGCCAACAAGGTCGAAGAGATAAAGTACGACCCGAGCCGCTTCGAGTTTGGCGACGTGCCGCATGACGCCGATGCCACCAAGAACCTCGGCTACGCCGGTTTCCGCGTGCTCTACCCCATCAACAAGGCCGACAAGCAGGACGAGATCATGACCCTGCTTGGCGCCAGCTACTTCCGCGTGGTCGGCAAGGGCCACCGCTACGGCCTGTCGGCCCGTGGCCTGGCCATCGACACCGCGCTGCCTTCCGGTGAAGAGTTCCCGCGCTTCCGCGAGTTCTGGATCGAGAAGCCCAAGCCGAAAGACAAGCACCTGGTGATCTACGCCCTGCTGGATTCGCCGCGTTCCACCGGCGCCTACAAGCTCACTCTACGTCCGGGCGAGGACACCTTGGTCGACGTCAAGTCGCGCGTCTACCTGCGTGACAACGTCAGCCGCCTGGGTATCGCACCGCTGACCAGCATGTACCTGTTCGGCCCCAACCAGCCGTCGAAAGTCATGAACTACCGCCCGGCCCTGCACGATTCCGAAGGCCTGTCGATCCATGCCGGCAATGGCGAGTGGCTGTGGCGCCCGCTGAACAACCCGAAACACCTGGCCGTGAGCAACTTCAGCGTGGAGAACCCGCGTGGTTTTGGCCTGCTGCAGCGCCAGCGCGACTTCAGCGACTACGAAGACCTCGACGACGAATACGAAAAGCGTCCGAGCACCTGGATCGAACCGAAGGGCGACTGGGGCAAGGGTACCGTCGATCTGGTCGAGATCCCGACCGCCGACGAGACCAACGACAATATCGTGGCGTTCTGGAGCCCGGAAAAGCTGCCTGAAGTGGGCAAGCCGTTCGAGTACGACTACCGCCTGCGCTGGACCATCAAGGAAGATCAGCTGCACTCGCCTGAGCTGGGCTGGGTCAAGCAGACCCTGCGTTCCACCGGCGACGTCAAGCAGTCCAACCTGATCCGTCAGGCCGATGGCACCGTCGCCTTCCTGGTCGACTTCATCGGCCCGAACCTGGCCACCCTGCCGGCGGACACCGCCGTGCGCAGCCAGGTCAGCGTCGGCGACAACGCCGAAGTGGTCGAGAACAACCTGCGCTACAACCCGGAAACCAAGGGCTGGCGCCTGACCCTGCGCCTGAAGGTGCAGGACCCGAAGAAAGCCACCGAGATGCGTGCCGCGTTGCTGCGTGACGTACCGGTGGAGGCGCCGAAACCCGCCAAGGACAGCAAGCAGGACAAGGCCGCGGCCAAGCATGCCCACGCCAAGGCTGAAAAAGCCAAGGCCGAGCAGCCTGCCGAGCAACCCGCCGCCGACGCGGCATCCACCAACGGGACCCCGGCCACCACCGAAAAAGTGCTGACCGAGACCTGGAGCTATCAGTTGCCTGCCGATGAGTAA
- a CDS encoding methyl-accepting chemotaxis protein — translation MNEMAATVQEVARNAEQASEAALMADQQAREGDKVVGEAIAQIERLASEVQNSSEAMNQLKSESDKIGSVLDVIKSVAQQTNLLALNAAIEAARAGEAGRGFAVVADEVRSLAQRTQQSTEEIEELIAGLQSGTQRVASVMDSSRELTDSSVELTRRAGSSLDTITRTVSSIQSMNQQIATAAEQQSAVAEEINRSVMNVRDISDQTSAASEETASSSVELARLGTHLQGLVGRFKL, via the coding sequence ATGAACGAGATGGCGGCCACCGTGCAGGAAGTGGCGCGCAACGCCGAGCAGGCTTCGGAAGCAGCGCTGATGGCCGACCAGCAGGCCCGCGAAGGTGACAAGGTGGTCGGCGAGGCCATCGCCCAGATCGAGCGCCTGGCCAGCGAGGTGCAGAACTCCAGCGAGGCGATGAACCAGCTCAAGAGCGAAAGCGACAAGATCGGCAGCGTGCTCGATGTGATCAAGTCGGTGGCCCAGCAGACCAACCTGCTGGCGCTCAACGCGGCCATCGAAGCCGCCCGCGCAGGCGAAGCCGGGCGTGGTTTTGCCGTGGTCGCCGACGAAGTGCGCAGCCTCGCCCAGCGCACCCAGCAGTCCACCGAGGAGATCGAGGAACTGATCGCCGGCCTGCAGAGCGGCACCCAGCGCGTGGCCAGCGTAATGGACAGCAGCCGCGAGTTGACCGACAGCAGTGTCGAGCTGACCCGCCGCGCCGGCAGCTCGCTGGACACCATCACCCGCACCGTGTCTTCGATTCAGTCGATGAACCAGCAAATCGCCACCGCCGCCGAGCAGCAGAGCGCAGTGGCAGAAGAGATCAACCGCAGCGTGATGAACGTGCGCGACATCTCCGACCAGACCTCGGCCGCCAGCGAAGAGACCGCCAGTTCCAGCGTCGAGCTGGCGCGACTGGGCACCCACCTGCAAGGGTTGGTGGGTCGATTCAAGCTTTGA
- a CDS encoding transporter substrate-binding domain-containing protein — MKKYLSRLLVGATALIAVTAAQAGAIDDAVKRGTLRVGMDPTYMPFEMTNKRGEIIGFEVDILKAMAKSMGVKLETVSTAYDGIIPALLTDKFDFIGSGMTLTQERNLRLNFSEPFIVVGQTLLIRKELVGEIKSYKDLNNEKYRITSKLGTTGEMVSKKLIGKAKYHGYDNEQEAVMDVVNGKADAFVYDAPYNVVAVEKAGAGKLAFLEEPFTYEPLAFGLKKGDYDSINFINNFLHQIKHDGTYDRIHDKWFKNKDWLKEME; from the coding sequence ATGAAGAAATACCTGTCGCGGCTGCTGGTCGGTGCGACCGCCCTCATCGCGGTAACCGCCGCCCAGGCGGGCGCCATCGACGATGCGGTCAAGCGCGGCACCCTGCGTGTGGGCATGGACCCGACCTACATGCCGTTCGAGATGACCAACAAGCGCGGTGAGATCATCGGCTTCGAAGTCGACATTCTCAAGGCGATGGCCAAGTCCATGGGCGTCAAGCTGGAGACAGTCTCCACCGCCTACGACGGCATCATCCCGGCCCTGCTGACCGACAAGTTCGACTTCATCGGCAGCGGCATGACCCTCACCCAGGAGCGCAACCTGCGCCTGAACTTCAGCGAACCCTTCATCGTCGTCGGCCAGACCCTGCTGATCCGCAAGGAGCTGGTGGGCGAGATCAAGTCGTACAAGGACCTGAACAACGAGAAGTACCGCATCACCTCCAAACTGGGCACCACCGGCGAGATGGTCTCCAAGAAGCTGATCGGCAAGGCCAAGTACCACGGCTATGACAACGAGCAGGAAGCGGTGATGGACGTGGTCAACGGCAAGGCCGACGCCTTCGTCTACGACGCGCCGTACAACGTGGTGGCCGTGGAGAAGGCCGGTGCCGGCAAGCTGGCGTTCCTGGAGGAACCCTTCACCTACGAGCCGCTGGCCTTCGGCCTGAAGAAAGGCGACTACGACAGCATCAACTTCATCAACAACTTCCTGCACCAGATCAAGCATGACGGGACCTACGATCGTATCCACGACAAGTGGTTCAAGAACAAGGACTGGCTGAAGGAAATGGAATAA
- a CDS encoding 16S rRNA (uracil(1498)-N(3))-methyltransferase, producing MNLLLLEEADFVSADRVILADRRFTHMQEIHRVAVGDSLRVGRIGGLMGKAEVIRLEGHEAELRVAFDQAPPAKLPLTLVLAVPRPKMLRRLFQTVATLGVPRLILVNSYKVEKSFWQTPFLQPEAIRENLILGLEQARDTVLPEVIIEKRFKPFVEDRLPAIAEGTLGLVGHPGPYPACPRAVEGPVTLAIGPEGGWIPYEVELLGKAGLAPVQLGDRILRVETAVTALLSRIF from the coding sequence GTGAACCTGCTGCTTCTCGAAGAGGCCGACTTCGTGTCGGCCGACCGCGTCATCCTGGCTGACCGCCGCTTCACCCACATGCAGGAGATCCACCGCGTGGCGGTGGGCGACAGCCTGCGCGTCGGCCGTATCGGCGGCCTGATGGGCAAGGCCGAGGTGATCCGCCTCGAAGGCCATGAGGCTGAATTGCGAGTGGCTTTCGACCAGGCGCCGCCGGCCAAGCTGCCACTGACCCTGGTACTGGCAGTACCCCGCCCGAAGATGCTGCGCCGGCTGTTCCAGACGGTCGCCACCCTGGGTGTGCCGCGGCTGATCCTGGTCAACAGCTACAAGGTCGAGAAGAGCTTCTGGCAGACGCCGTTCCTGCAACCCGAGGCCATTCGCGAGAACCTCATCCTCGGCCTGGAACAGGCCCGTGACACCGTGCTGCCGGAAGTGATCATCGAGAAGCGCTTCAAGCCCTTCGTCGAGGACCGCCTGCCCGCCATCGCCGAAGGCACCCTGGGCCTGGTCGGCCACCCCGGCCCCTACCCGGCCTGCCCGCGCGCAGTGGAAGGCCCGGTCACCCTGGCGATCGGCCCGGAAGGCGGCTGGATCCCCTACGAAGTCGAGTTGCTGGGCAAGGCTGGCTTGGCCCCTGTGCAGCTGGGCGATCGCATCCTGCGCGTAGAAACGGCGGTCACCGCCCTGCTCTCGCGGATTTTCTGA